From a region of the Triticum aestivum cultivar Chinese Spring chromosome 7D, IWGSC CS RefSeq v2.1, whole genome shotgun sequence genome:
- the LOC123169886 gene encoding protein DETOXIFICATION 16, protein MEKPSVDEQPLLVERDENAAAPEAKRLLRLAGPLVASGILQCALQLVSVMFVGHLGELPLAGASLATSLANVTGFSLLVGMASALDTLCGQAFGARQYHLLGVYKQRAMLVLTLACVPIALVWANTARILLLLGQDTAIAAEAGAYARWLIPALVPYVPLTCHIRFLQTQSMVVPVMASSAVTSLSHVLVCWALVHRAGMGSKGAALATAVSYSANLAILSLYTRLSGVCKTTWTGFSMEAFKELRQFAELAVPSAMMVCLEWWSFELLVLLSGLLPNPKLETSVLSICLNTGALMFMVPSGLCTAISTRVSNELGAGRPQAAKLATRLVVCMALFAGSVISITMISLRKFWGYMYSNEEEVVTYIARMIPVLAISFFIDGIHTSLSGVLYGCGEQKIGARVNLAAFYLAGIPLAVLLAFVLHLNGMGLWLGIVCGSLTKLVLLMWIVLSINWEKEAMKAKDMVLGSSLPAA, encoded by the exons ATGGAGAAGCCGAGCGTAGACGAGCAGCCCCTGCTCGTGGAGCGGGACGAGAATGCCGCGGCACCGGAGGCGAAGCGACTGCTGCGGCTGGCTGGACCGCTGGTGGCAAGCGGCATCCTCCAGTGCGCGCTGCAGCTGGTGTCCGTGATGTTTGTCGGCCACCTCGGCGAGCTGCCGCTCGCCGGCGCCTCGCTGGCCACCTCCCTCGCCAACGTCACCGGCTTCAGCCTGCTGGTCGGCATGGCAAGCGCGCTGGACACCCTGTGCGGGCAGGCGTTCGGCGCGCGGCAGTACCACCTCCTCGGCGTCTACAAGCAgcgggcgatgctggtgctcacgCTCGCCTGCGTCCCCATCGCCCTCGTCTGGGCCAACACCGCCCGGATCCTCCTGCTCCTCGGCCAGGACACGGCCATCGCCGCGGAGGCCGGTGCCTACGCGCGGTGGCTCATCCCGGCCCTCGTCCCCTACGTCCCTCTCACGTGCCACATCCGGTTCCTGCAGACGCAGAGCATGGTCGTGCCGGTGATGGCCAGCTCCGCCGTCACGTCGCTGAGCCACGTCCTCGTGTGCTGGGCGCTGGTGCACAGGGCTGGCATGGGCAGCAAAGGCGCGGCGCTGGCCACAGCAGTATCATACTCCGCAAACCTGGCCATACTGTCCCTGTACACAAGGCTGTCCGGCGTATGCAAGACGACATGGACTGGGTTCTCCATGGAGGCCTTCAAGGAGCTGCGCCAGTTCGCGGAGCTCGCCGTCCCCTCGGCCATGATGGTTTG CTTGGAATGGTGGTCGTTTGAATTGCTTGTGCTGCTCTCTGGCCTTCTGCCTAATCCTAAGCTGGAAACCTCAGTATTGTCAATATG TCTTAACACTGGTGCTCTCATGTTCATGGTGCCATCTGGTCTCTGCACAGCCATAAG TACACGTGTTTCCAATGAACTTGGCGCCGGTAGGCCTCAGGCAGCGAAGCTAGCAACTAGACTGGTCGTATGCATGGCCCTGTTTGCCGGCTCAGTGATCTCCATCACAATGATTTCTCTACGCAAATTTTGGGGCTACATGTACAGCAACGAGGAAGAAGTCGTGACATACATTGCCAGGATGATACCTGTcctcgccatatctttcttcataGATGGAATCCACACATCTCTTTCAG GTGTGCTCTATGGATGTGGTGAGCAGAAGATTGGTGCGCGTGTCAACCTCGCCGCGTTCTACTTGGCAGGCATCCCCTTGGCCGTGTTGCTTGCATTTGTCTTGCATTTGAACGGGATG GGTCTTTGGCTCGGCATCGTCTGTGGCAGTCTCACCAAGCTTGTGTTGCTCATGTGGATCGTTCTTTCGATAAACTGGGAGAAGGAG GCAATGAAGGCAAAAGACATGGTGTTAGGATCTTCTCTTCCGGCTGCATGA